DNA sequence from the Malus sylvestris chromosome 10, drMalSylv7.2, whole genome shotgun sequence genome:
TACATTATTGATATGTTATAGGGTATGTttggaagtatttttaaaataactaaaaatgctTTCGTATTCTCTAAATAAAGTGTTTCTGACTATGTtcggcaaaaacaaaaaaaatactttGAAGTGCTTTCTAGAAGAAGCACCTGACCATATGTTTGGTAGAAACTTCAAATACAATTCCAAGAAGCagttgcatttttattaaaaagtaaAGTGCTCCTAATAAAAGCATACACTCTTCAATCGACTACTTTTGATCATTTTTCACATTTTCGTACACAATGGTCTATTTTTTAGACCACATTTGAACTATGATTTTCTACTCCTCTCACATATATCGCAAAAGAAATGTTGCAGACAATTTTGCTAACATGGGCTTATTTTCTCCAACTTTGGTACGGCATGATTCTTCTTTGATTACGGTTCGTGCTACTTTGTTTTCATATAATGTTCGCTTGCCTAGCTTCCGTTTCTCAAATTAATGCATCTCGTCATATAGGTTTGTCTCAACTTTTTTTTCCCTAACCTTGTGGTGTTGTTCAACTTATTTTGCAGGTTTAGGCCTTTGAAGTTTGGCTTTAGAGGGGTTAGGTTTCATATTCACCCCTCTTTTCCTTGTATTTTTTTGCTTTCGTTTCTAAAAGAAGGTTTAGGTCCCCCTTCTTTTTCAagttctttttctccttttcttgtaTTATAAGGGATAAGGTTTATATCTCCTCTGGATAGATGtaaattctttttttgttattaataaaATTTCTCTCATACCACCGatgttttctaaaaaaaaaaaagcagagaaATAATTTTGTTTATTCTACTAACTTTTCATATGGTAATTTTTCTTGTTCTATAGTTGGAAGCTGGAATTCCTGCTTCCGAATTAACTTAAactattatataaaaaaaggtttcttaaaagaaaaaaaaaataacaagaacAAAGAAAATTGCTTTATTAGTAATCAAAACTACAGAATAGATAAGTTAATTACATGGGCACATATACAACGTCACAACCTCTGAGTCTGACGAAGCACACAAAGACACCTTCCAAGTCCCACATTAGAACAAGCTAAATTCAAACACCACCCCACCACGAAACCGGCCTTTGCCGATCCCCTCGCGTCTCCTCTCTCTTACTAAAATATCACTTTCACAAGCTAAGCTTATTGCTAGTAGCCAATTTTTACTAATTTCATGATTGTTGGAATATTAATTAAATCCCCTTCAAATCATTGACTTGCTCTCTCCTTTTGTTAAATATTTCATCTCACCACATTTCTTCCTCTTTATATCTATCCCTTGCCCTTTGAGTTCTGACTACTAATATATAACTTGATAGAGAACTATACTACTTAAGATTCCCAAAACATCACCATAAACCCAGTAGAGTTCAACTCCCGTGTTCTTTCCATCGATCTTCACCTTCATCGGCATGGATTATTCAACAGGAAAATCTCCAAGAAGAGAGCTTCAACTCCAAGGTCCACGTCCAACACCTCTCAAGATACACAAAGACTCTCACAAGATCAAGAAACCTCCAGTTGTACCACAACCGTCAAAACTACCAAACCTGCAGCAGCAGCCCCATCACTACCAGCAGCCACGTCAACCGGTCATAATCTACACGGTGTCCCCGAAGGTCATCCACACAAACCCTAGCGAGTTCATGGACCTTGTCCAACGCCTCACCGGGTTACCACCATCGAATTCTTCTACTATATCTTCTTCCCCGCCTAGAAATAACAATATTCATCCTCCGAATTACGTTAACTATAATAATCCTCCAGCTCATGATGATCAAGGGATGAAGAAAACTAGTACTGCTCAAGATGTTGTGGAAGAAATGGAAATTatggatggtggtggtggtggtggtggtggtggtgtgagGCAAAAGGGTTTGTTTCCAGGGATCTTGTCGCCTGGGCCCGCTTCGCTTACTCCGATTCCTTCAAACTTCTTCTCTCCACCTGCGGATAGCTTCTTTCATGATTTGAGCCCCGTGCTCCATGGCAACAGGAACTTCATAGAAGGTAGTTTCATGCCTAGTCCGTCAAACTTCTTTTCCCCGTCTACATCCATTGACTTATTCAACAATTTTCCATATCAATAGTTTTTctcatttattttcttgttatcAAATTCTTTTACTTCAAAGAAAGAATGGGAACACATTGTAGGAGAATTATTCAGAGATGTGGATTCTCTTGGTTTAATTTCTTGGAGTTTTCTCGGTTTCTTGAGGTTCTCCTTTTTTAGGAGAGTTTGAGGGTTGAATTTCATTAGTGAAGACAATAGAATATTAAGGGATTGAGCTGgaattttgattttctttttggtgGGAAGGCAGGTGGGTAAGTTATTGATTAGTAGGTAGTTTAATATTGTGGACCATAAGATGGAGAGTGCCTAGCTCTCATATATCTTATGATACCcatccttttgttttttatacCATTTCTTGTCATGTTCCTTTGGCATGTAATTTGCAATACATATATAGTTGACCTTTCTCATTGCTCTTTTCAGTTTGTTTTCTCTGTGCTGTTGAACTAACTTATACTAATGTACTTTCGCATCCTTCTGCTTGCAACACATATATAGCTAACACAAGTTTAATGTATAACTGTACATGTATGCATGTTTCTTTTGTATACATAAAAGCAACATTTAGGGAGAGAAAATCGAACGTATACAAATGCACACACATATTAGTTATTGATAAAACTTGACATGAAAATGACAaggaatttttgtttttcttgaaaaGTATATCATATCACATATGCATTGTTAGCTGCCAACGATTGAGTTGTAATTGATAACTCATTATATTTACGCTATGTTTGGCCAAAAGAATTTCGAAATTCTAAAAGATTAAGGTCAAGTTAGTAAGTAATGAATTATAGAATGTTAGATAGAAGGATTAAAAAATGCACTCCATAAGCATTAATTGCAAAGGCATTGTATGGAGGATTCGTAAATGCCCTCACTCAAACAAGAGATTTGCAAATCCCCTCACATGTCTTTGTAATGCTCACGAAGTTGATTTCTAATCCTTCTAACATTTTGTAGTTCATTCCCTACTAACTTGGCCTCAATCCTTAACATAGCCTTAAGTATATTGAATGTAGAGGTGAATGAGTTTTCCTTTTGATAGCATTAGTCAAATTACACATAAAGAAAATTTATCTCTTCCGATCCTTCAATTTTGAGGgattataataaataaattttcttaGTGAGTAATTCATCTTCTACTTTAAATTGCAGCATCAAGTTGAACACAATTTTTTCATTTCAGCCTTGAACATATCTTTTCTCCCCTCTTCTCTTGTAAACACCAATACCTGACAAATTATACTTggaaaagaacaagaaaaaaaatacaagggAGACATGTAGCCCAAATTCTGTGCGCGataaaaaaacacaagaaaTGTCGAAACAAGTACAAACCTATATGAAATGAGGATGCTAAGTACTAGACCAATTTTGTTCACGgctgaaatgaaaaaaaaataaacacaagaAATGTCGAAACAACTATGTGATGTTTCAACATATGCTTTGAATATAGTGAGATATATTTTTCAATCCAATCCTAGAAACAATGCCTATAATAAAGAATTGGTATCCTCCAACTATTAAGGAAGGTCGCAACAAGTAAAAAGTTGTGTGAAGTACACGAAGGGTCTTTCAACATATTTAGAATACTGTGAGTTATATATCCCAATCCAACCCTTATCAACATACAGGGATATATATCGAATCTTGGACTTATACcaattaagaagaaaaatatcattaagcttaattcctttttttttcttgctccCAAAATTTATgtattcgacaaaaaaaaaaaaacttctcggCTGGAGGGGTACCTCTATATGATTAAGGGAATTTTACACAAATGACACTAACTGAATCTTATCACTTTTGTGTATTTACCAACTGCGACTACAAAATTACAGTTAATTACCTAGCTAGGCTTGAAACACAATATGCTACATTCAATTACCTACCATGcacacttttgttttgttagtcGCGTGACTTGCATAGTCTAACTTTTTGAGGTCAATTTCGTTAATTTACAAGCAGTGGCAGaataaaagtgaaaagaaaattcTTATTCTTGCTATATGTAGAGAGTGTAGAAAGCCAAGACTCACAGTTTCTAAATATCTCTCATATATTGATTCAATGTAATAATCTTACAGTATGCAGCAGTGTATATATAGACAGTACACTGCTCTAATTACAATTATATCCTTGTCTaatctatctatttacataagAAACTTAACACACATCTAACTAATTTTACTTGACtctttacaccccctcaagctgaacTTGGAGGCATCGAAAGGTCCAAGAGCAAGCTTGGATTGCAAATACAGAAATCTGGATTTAGACAGAGATTTAGTATGAATATCAGCTAACTGATCATGAGAACACACATACTGGACTTTGAGAAGATTAGCAAGGACCAACTCTCGGATATAATGGTAATCAAGTTCAATATGTTTGGTTCGAGCATGAAAGACTGGATTAGACGCAAGAGAGATGGCAGACAGATTGTCACACCAGAGAGAAGGGACTTGAGGAAGATGAAGGCCAAGATCTTTGAACACTTTACAAATCCATGTGATTTCAGCAGCGGTGTGCGCTAACGATCTGTATTCGGCTTCAGTTGATGAACGAGCAACCGTAGGTTGCTTCTTAGCACTCCAGCTAATAAGATTGGATCCCAGAAATATGCAATAGCCACTAGTAGATCGGCGATCAAAAGGGCagccagcccaatcagcatcagaatAGGCAGTAAGATGAACAGTCCCTTTCTTGAACCACAAACCATGACTCACAGTGGCTTTAAGGAATCGGAGAATACGTTTGGCGGCTTGAAGATGGGGTTCTCGGggagcatgcataaattgacagacTTGATTGACAGCAAAAGATAAATCAGGTCGTGTCCAAGTTAGGTATTGCAATGCACCGACAATAGATCTGTATTCTGTGGGATCATGCAACAATGGACCGGTGTGATCAAGTTTATGAGAGCCAAGAGGAGTGAGACATGGCTTAGCACCAGCCATGCGGGTCTTGTGAAGTAAGTCAGAAATATACTTGCTTTGATGTAAGAAAAGACCATCAGCAGATCGCTGAACCTCAagacccaaaaaataatgcaaggGGCCTAAATCCTTCACAGGGAAAACAGTACTGAGTTTCTGAATGAAACGTTGACAAGCTGCAGTATTAGGACCTGTGACaagtatgtcatcaacatacaccAAGACAATAACAGGAACACCGTCTTGGAGCACAAATAAAGAAGCATCAGATTGAGATTGATGGAAGCCCAAGGACTTAAGGACTGCAAATAATTTTTCAAACCAGGCCCGAGGGgcttgcttcaagccatacaaGGATTTGCGAAGCTTGCAGACATGATGGGGATAAGTGGGATCACTGAATCCAGGAGGTTGCTGCATGTAGACATCTTCTTGAAGGTCACCGTGCAGAAAAGCATTACTGATATCCAATTGATTGAGAAACCAGTCATGTTGAACtgcaagagagagaagaatgcGAATGGTGACTGGTTTTGCAACAGGACTGAATGTTTCCGTGTAATCCAAACCAGCTTGCTGATGAAATCCTTTGGCCACAAGCCGAGCTTTGTATCGATCTATAGTGCCATCAGGATGTTTCTTGACCCGAAACACCCACTTACATCCAACAATATTTTGTTGGGAGGTAAAAGGAACGAGAGACCAAGTGCCAGTGGACTGCAGGGCATTGATTTCATCCTGCATAGCAGACCGCCAATGGATATGTTTAGAGGCCTGAAGATAAGTAGTGGGGATAATATCAACCGTATCAGGTAAAGGGTGTTTGGTGGCTGAGTAGGCCTTGGGTTTAGAGATACCAGCTTTAGACCTAGTGATCATAGGATGGGTATTAGGGACGGAAGAAGGCTCATGAGTAACAGGAAGATCCTCTGGAGGTACCGAAACATCAACAGGTACTGGAAGATTTACTTGAGGTACTGGAACATCACCAGGTGCAGGAAGATGCACTTGAGGGACTGTAGAGGAACCAGATTGAGCAGCAGGTATGGTAAATTGTAAATTGACAGAGGAATTCACTGGAGAAGGATCAGTAAGAACATGAGATGCACCAGGAAAGGCAGAAGATAAACTCTGAAATGGAAAGGTAGTCTCATCAAAAAGGACATGCCGAGAGATATAGACACGTTGTGTGACTGGATCAAGACAACGATACCCCTTGTGTTGAAGACTATACCCAAGGAAAACACAGGATGTACTTCTGCTGGCCAACTTGGACGTAGTATAAGGTCTGAGCCATggataacaacaacaaccaaaaaTTCTGAGCCGAGAATAATCTGGAGAAGTGCCGAAGAGAAGTTCCCAAGGGGATTGCAGTACACCACCAAGGGGAAGTCGATTAATCAGATAAGTAGCAGTGGAAAAGGCTTCAACCCAAAACCTATGAGGCACTTGAGATTGCACCAAGAGTGTACGAGCAGTTTCAACCAAATGACGATGTTTCCGTTCAACACATCCATTCTGCTGAGGAGTATGAGGACAACTAAATTGTTGGAAAATGCCATGAAGTTTAAGAAAATGCTGAAATTGGTGACTAGTAAACTCACCCCCTGAATCAGAGCGAACAACCTTTATTTTATTACCAATAGCGTTCTCTACATAGGACTTGAAGTCCACAAAGGTTGAAAATACAGAGGACTTGGActttaaaggaaaataccaGCTATACTTGCTGTAATCATCAACAATAAGCAAGTAATATCTATAGCCACTCACTGATACAACAGGAGATGGGCCCCAGACATCACAGTGCAACAGTTCTAGACTTGCAGTAGATACAGATTGAGGAGAACCAAAAGGAAGCTTGTGATTCTTTGCTAAAGCACAGTCTTTGCAGAAGAAGGCCAGAGAGGATGTGCCATGGACAACAACTTTATTGGTAGACAAAACTTTACGAAAAATAGCAGAAGATGGATGACCAAGTCTGCTGTGCCATATGCGAACATTAGCAGCAGTACTTACAAGGGCAGTAGGAGAATGAGAGACAGTGGAGAGAGCAGGTGAACCATGAAGCGGAAAGAATCCATCTTTAACTTGGCCCCGCAAAAGCGTCCTCCCCGTAAAACGATCCTTGACAGAGGATCCATTAATATCAAGAGTCAAAGAACAATCATTATCTTTAATAAACTGATAAGCAGAGAGAAGACTATGCTGCATTTGAGGCACATGAAGAACATTGTGCAGTTTAAAAGAGTGAGCAGGAGTATGTAAAATAGATGTGCCAATATGATCTATAGACAGACCTTTACCATCTCCGATGTACACCTTGTCTTCACCATGATAGGGAGTAGGAGATTGGATATTGGATATATCATTCGTAATGTGAGAGGTAGCACCCGAGTCGATGAGCCAAGAATTGGAGGACTTTGCAGTATAATGAGCACACATGGCAGCAAGTTTAGCTGGAGAAAACTTGCCTGAGATTTCTGGATTCATTCGGTCGAAGCAATCAAGAGCTTCATGACTGGTAGaaccacaaatttgacaagaaGTTTTGTGACCTGAAGAAGAAGCAGGACGATTGAATCCAGAATTATAAGATCTCCGATTGAAACCAGAGTTGAAATTACCACGATTGGAACCACGATTGTAGTTGCGATTAGAACCACGGGAAAATCCTCGGTTAGAGCCACGAGTGTAGCTTCTGGTAGAATTATACCGAAAAGAATTCTGAAGTGGTGATGCGCCAGGATTTGGAGCAACCAGAGCGTGTGGTGGTGGTGTAGGAAGGAGAGGCGCTTGGCTTTGCACAGAGAAAGCATGAAAAGGCTCAGAAGAAGAAGATTTCTTGCGACGCTCCATGGATAACTCCTTAGTGAGCAACAAGCCATGTAATTCATCCAACGAGGTAGAAGAAAGACGAAGTAAGATAGAATCAGTGaaagattcaaaatcatcagtgAGACCGGCAAGAGTCGCAGCAATGAGATCACGATCGGTGACAGAGGCACCAGCGGCAGTGAGAGAATCTGAGATCTCCTTGATTTGTTG
Encoded proteins:
- the LOC126587893 gene encoding protein MKS1-like, which gives rise to MDYSTGKSPRRELQLQGPRPTPLKIHKDSHKIKKPPVVPQPSKLPNLQQQPHHYQQPRQPVIIYTVSPKVIHTNPSEFMDLVQRLTGLPPSNSSTISSSPPRNNNIHPPNYVNYNNPPAHDDQGMKKTSTAQDVVEEMEIMDGGGGGGGGGVRQKGLFPGILSPGPASLTPIPSNFFSPPADSFFHDLSPVLHGNRNFIEGSFMPSPSNFFSPSTSIDLFNNFPYQ